The following proteins are encoded in a genomic region of Rhizobium sp. CCGE531:
- a CDS encoding carbohydrate ABC transporter permease, with amino-acid sequence MKSKSKSTLIRSLALHGLLAPLAIIWLFPLWMMFVFSTMPDYGIFSPGIILTPSTGFMDNVRNLQADTNFIGAMTISIVVAVVYTCLSVLLTSMAGWALARYQFAGRSGVIGIILGTITLPYSVVVIPQFIMVARDFGLANSWVALIVPPLFNSLGVLFMRQAFSMMPGELFDAARVEGVKEWQIFLRIALPLARPTMAALAIILFLASWNNYLWPLLINSRPGMMTAPVALGTLIGLTRVSWGGIMAGAVMLTAPILIIFVLLQRHFIAGIAAGAIK; translated from the coding sequence ATGAAATCGAAGTCCAAATCCACTCTGATCCGCTCGCTCGCCTTGCACGGCCTGCTGGCGCCGCTCGCCATCATCTGGCTGTTTCCGCTCTGGATGATGTTCGTCTTCTCGACCATGCCCGATTACGGCATCTTCAGCCCCGGCATCATCCTGACACCGTCGACCGGTTTCATGGACAACGTCCGGAACCTGCAGGCAGACACCAACTTCATCGGCGCTATGACGATCTCCATCGTTGTTGCCGTCGTCTATACCTGCCTGTCGGTGCTGCTGACCTCGATGGCGGGATGGGCGCTGGCGCGCTACCAGTTCGCCGGCCGTTCGGGCGTCATCGGCATCATCCTCGGCACGATCACGCTGCCCTACTCCGTCGTCGTCATCCCGCAATTCATCATGGTGGCGCGCGATTTCGGGCTGGCCAATTCATGGGTCGCCCTGATCGTGCCGCCGCTTTTCAATTCGCTCGGCGTGCTGTTCATGCGCCAGGCCTTCTCGATGATGCCGGGCGAACTCTTTGACGCCGCCCGCGTCGAGGGCGTCAAGGAATGGCAGATCTTCCTGCGCATCGCCCTGCCGCTCGCAAGGCCAACCATGGCGGCGCTCGCGATCATCCTGTTCCTGGCCTCCTGGAACAACTATCTCTGGCCGCTGCTCATCAACTCCCGCCCGGGAATGATGACCGCGCCCGTGGCGCTCGGAACGCTGATCGGCCTCACCAGGGTCTCCTGGGGCGGCATCATGGCCGGTGCGGTCATGCTGACGGCGCCGATCCTCATCATCTTCGTTCTCCTGCAGCGCCACTTCATCGCCGGCATCGCCGCCGGCGCAATCAAATAA
- a CDS encoding aldo/keto reductase — MTTETSIRWGIIGPGRIAQTFADGIAHSRSGKLVAIASRNPDKPGLGDGFPGARIVSGYETLLADKDIDAVYIATPHTGHAEWAIKAIRAGKHVLVEKPIALSAFDAGAIYYEARKAGVFAGEAFMYRVHPQTAKLIELIKSGAIGDLRIIRTSFGFNMGKVNPEHRLFANETAGGGILDVGGYPVSMARLIAGAVDGKPFLDPDKVSGVGHLGQTGVDEWASAILKFPNDIIAEVSCSIMANQDNTLRIIGSEGRIEVADFWFASGHKGGVGKIELIKGGETQTIEVKEERWLYSFEVDAAGDAIRAGNKEFAYPGISWADSIGNLRVLDQWRASIGLEYEVEKASRRTKNIAGATVTKGNSIPKRSIPGISKPASLATLGFEFFPNFAAASLTLDAFYEAGGNAFDTAYVYGGGKTESIFGDWHTSRNVPREEIVLIGKGAHSPLCYPDMIRKQLDQSLNRLKTDYVDVYFMHRDNTDVPVGEFVDAMDAEVKAGRIRGIFGGSNWTRARFDEAIAYAQKNSKAAPAALSNNFSLAEMLDPIWAGCVAASDDEWKAWLNAKQIPNFAWSSQGRGFFTDRAGRDKRDDEELVRVWYSDRNFGRRDRAIELAQKLGRNPIHIALAYVVAQPFPVIPLIGPRTVAELEDSLSALDIKLTPEQVKWLEG; from the coding sequence ATGACCACTGAGACCTCAATCCGCTGGGGCATTATCGGCCCCGGCAGGATCGCACAGACTTTTGCCGATGGTATCGCCCATTCCCGCAGCGGCAAGCTGGTGGCGATCGCCAGCCGCAATCCGGACAAGCCGGGTCTCGGCGACGGTTTCCCGGGTGCGCGTATCGTTAGCGGTTATGAGACGCTGCTGGCAGACAAGGACATCGACGCCGTCTACATCGCCACGCCGCACACCGGCCATGCCGAATGGGCGATCAAGGCAATCCGCGCCGGAAAGCATGTGCTTGTGGAAAAGCCGATCGCTCTCTCGGCCTTCGATGCCGGGGCCATCTATTACGAAGCCAGGAAGGCCGGTGTCTTCGCCGGCGAAGCCTTCATGTATCGCGTCCATCCGCAGACGGCGAAGCTGATCGAACTCATCAAGAGCGGTGCGATCGGTGATCTGCGCATCATCCGCACCTCGTTTGGCTTCAACATGGGCAAGGTAAATCCGGAACACCGGCTGTTTGCCAATGAAACGGCCGGCGGCGGCATTCTCGATGTCGGTGGCTATCCGGTCTCGATGGCGCGCCTGATCGCCGGTGCAGTCGACGGCAAGCCGTTCCTCGATCCCGACAAGGTTTCGGGCGTCGGCCATCTCGGCCAGACCGGCGTCGATGAATGGGCGTCCGCCATCCTGAAATTCCCGAACGACATCATCGCCGAAGTTTCCTGCTCGATCATGGCGAACCAGGACAACACGCTGCGCATCATCGGCTCGGAAGGCCGCATCGAAGTGGCAGACTTCTGGTTCGCATCCGGCCACAAGGGCGGCGTTGGCAAGATCGAGCTGATCAAGGGCGGCGAGACCCAGACGATCGAGGTCAAGGAAGAGCGCTGGCTCTATTCCTTCGAAGTCGATGCGGCTGGCGATGCCATTCGCGCCGGAAACAAGGAGTTCGCCTATCCTGGCATTAGCTGGGCGGATTCGATCGGCAATCTCCGCGTTCTCGACCAGTGGCGTGCGTCAATCGGCCTCGAATACGAGGTGGAGAAGGCATCACGCCGGACGAAGAACATCGCCGGCGCGACCGTCACCAAAGGCAACAGCATCCCGAAACGCAGCATTCCCGGCATCTCCAAGCCGGCATCGCTCGCCACGCTCGGCTTCGAATTCTTCCCGAATTTCGCAGCCGCCTCGCTGACGCTCGACGCCTTCTATGAGGCCGGCGGCAACGCCTTCGACACAGCCTATGTCTATGGCGGCGGCAAGACGGAAAGCATCTTTGGCGACTGGCACACCAGCCGCAACGTGCCGCGTGAGGAAATCGTGCTGATCGGCAAGGGCGCGCATTCGCCGCTCTGCTACCCGGACATGATCCGCAAGCAACTCGACCAATCCCTTAATCGCCTGAAGACCGACTATGTCGACGTCTACTTCATGCATCGCGACAATACCGACGTGCCGGTCGGTGAGTTCGTCGATGCCATGGATGCCGAGGTGAAGGCCGGCCGCATTCGCGGCATCTTCGGCGGCTCGAACTGGACGCGCGCCCGCTTCGACGAAGCCATCGCCTATGCTCAGAAGAACAGCAAGGCGGCACCGGCTGCCCTTTCCAACAACTTCTCGCTGGCGGAAATGCTCGATCCGATCTGGGCTGGGTGCGTCGCGGCCTCCGACGACGAGTGGAAGGCATGGCTCAATGCCAAGCAGATCCCGAACTTCGCCTGGTCGAGCCAGGGCCGCGGCTTCTTCACCGACCGCGCCGGCCGCGACAAGCGCGATGACGAGGAACTGGTCCGCGTCTGGTATTCCGACCGCAATTTCGGCCGCCGCGACAGGGCGATCGAACTGGCGCAGAAGCTCGGACGCAATCCGATCCACATCGCACTCGCCTATGTCGTCGCGCAGCCCTTCCCGGTCATTCCGCTGATCGGCCCGCGCACGGTCGCCGAGCTGGAGGACAGCCTTTCGGCGCTCGACATCAAGCTGACGCCGGAGCAGGTGAAGTGGCTCGAAGGCTGA
- a CDS encoding DUF6665 family protein, producing MTVRPPRNFNPSQTKETGLGILEYEMMSERASSLGHHGMKVEAALAALQEGEAKGKQGVEHERLVDAAAEAVWGMFIHREICGLRNSRDIIQRYGIPNKVLARLGASPRHP from the coding sequence ATGACAGTTCGCCCGCCGCGCAATTTCAATCCATCGCAAACGAAGGAGACCGGCCTCGGTATCCTCGAATATGAGATGATGTCGGAACGAGCGAGCTCGCTCGGCCACCACGGCATGAAGGTGGAGGCAGCACTTGCCGCGCTGCAGGAGGGCGAGGCCAAGGGCAAGCAGGGGGTGGAACACGAGCGGCTGGTGGATGCCGCCGCTGAAGCCGTCTGGGGAATGTTCATCCACCGCGAGATCTGCGGCCTGCGCAACAGCCGCGATATCATCCAGCGCTACGGCATTCCGAACAAGGTGCTTGCGCGCCTCGGCGCCAGCCCGCGCCATCCCTAA
- a CDS encoding methylated-DNA--[protein]-cysteine S-methyltransferase, protein MTKAPKNAEKQYVYRIVNSPVGALKLVGSDDGLAAILWDNDRPGRVPLLIVAEDDSHPVLLEAERQLREYFAGKRQAFDLPLDFAGTEFQQKVWQALLAIPFGETRSYSQIATEIGSAKAIRAVGAANGRNPISIIAPCHRVVGSAGDLRGFAGGLERKAYLLRLEGADTKAFDFAA, encoded by the coding sequence ATGACCAAAGCTCCGAAAAATGCAGAAAAGCAGTATGTCTATCGGATCGTGAATTCGCCTGTCGGTGCATTGAAGCTCGTCGGCAGCGATGATGGGCTTGCCGCGATCCTCTGGGACAATGATCGGCCAGGCCGCGTGCCGCTGCTGATCGTGGCCGAGGACGACAGCCATCCAGTCCTGCTGGAGGCAGAGCGGCAGCTGCGCGAATATTTCGCCGGTAAACGGCAGGCCTTCGATTTGCCGCTGGACTTTGCCGGAACGGAGTTCCAGCAGAAGGTATGGCAGGCGCTGCTCGCCATCCCCTTCGGCGAGACGCGCAGCTACAGCCAGATCGCAACGGAGATCGGCTCGGCGAAGGCGATCCGTGCGGTCGGCGCTGCCAATGGCCGCAATCCCATCTCGATCATCGCGCCCTGCCACCGCGTCGTGGGCTCGGCCGGCGATCTCCGAGGGTTTGCCGGCGGTCTCGAGCGCAAGGCCTATCTGTTGCGGCTCGAAGGGGCGGATACGAAAGCATTCGATTTCGCCGCCTGA
- a CDS encoding sugar ABC transporter permease, producing the protein MSGTSMTTRAWFLMLPLLVVMVAVIGWPLVDTVGLSFTDAKLVGTGGNFVGIDNYAKMLANSNFQRTLITTAWFAIVSVAAEMVLGVLAALLLNQDFKGRGVLRALMILPWALPTVVNATLWRLIYNPEYGALNAALTQLGLLDAYRSWLGEPGTALTALIVADCWKNFPLVALIALAALQAVPRDITAASLVDGAGPFKRFRFVILPYLVGPLMVALVLRTIEAFKVFDIIWVMTRGGPANSTRTLSILVYQEAFSFQRAGSGASLALIVTLLVTVLAAAYAALVRKTAGSAT; encoded by the coding sequence ATGTCCGGCACCTCTATGACAACTCGCGCCTGGTTTTTGATGTTGCCGCTACTCGTGGTGATGGTCGCCGTCATCGGCTGGCCGCTCGTCGATACGGTCGGCCTTTCTTTCACCGATGCGAAGCTTGTCGGCACCGGCGGCAATTTCGTCGGCATCGACAACTACGCCAAGATGCTGGCGAACTCCAATTTCCAGCGCACTTTGATCACCACGGCCTGGTTTGCGATCGTCTCCGTCGCCGCCGAAATGGTGCTCGGCGTGCTCGCCGCCCTGCTGCTGAACCAGGACTTCAAGGGCCGAGGCGTGCTGCGCGCGCTGATGATCCTGCCCTGGGCGCTGCCGACCGTCGTCAACGCGACGCTCTGGCGCCTGATCTACAATCCCGAATACGGCGCGCTCAACGCAGCGCTCACCCAGCTTGGCCTGCTTGACGCCTACCGTTCCTGGCTCGGCGAACCTGGCACGGCGCTGACGGCGCTCATCGTTGCCGACTGCTGGAAGAATTTCCCGCTGGTGGCGCTCATTGCGCTTGCCGCGCTGCAGGCCGTGCCGCGCGATATCACCGCCGCATCGCTGGTCGATGGCGCAGGGCCCTTCAAGCGTTTCCGCTTCGTGATCCTTCCCTATCTGGTGGGACCGCTGATGGTGGCGCTGGTTTTGCGCACCATCGAGGCCTTCAAGGTCTTCGACATCATCTGGGTAATGACGCGCGGCGGCCCGGCAAACAGCACGCGCACGCTGTCGATCCTCGTCTATCAAGAGGCCTTCTCCTTCCAGCGAGCTGGGTCCGGCGCGTCACTCGCCCTCATCGTCACGCTCTTGGTCACGGTGCTTGCCGCTGCCTACGCCGCCCTTGTCCGCAAAACCGCGGGGAGTGCCACCTGA
- a CDS encoding ROK family transcriptional regulator: protein MNENRPIRATSGTNHEGTSAHNRRVIIDALRLNGALSRADLARATRLTKQTVSNIMEELENDGLVTSRETVRRGRGQPSTPYGLVPEGAFAIGLQIDRHVTRAIAVDLVGNVLIRREANLPAGGPAMGTPVVLRLVEEVRGELKQRVAQAEKRLVGLGVAMPGPFGIEQDEADNPWMMGAWQRFPLLETLSAGTGLNVTLQNDAAACATAERMVGAAHGLDHAVCLYVGYGIGAGLILGGELYSGAHGNAGEIGMALLAAGGRLTQLEHRASLASLYGHLGVDPMAPDIYSLINARAAADDPDVLAWIERAAVDLRWSVQLIETIFDPQTVILCGGAPPALAKRLIAAMQPLLPSNADRPDRLLPRLQLGMTDPWAVARGAAAEPIGHAFDPRFQAILKS from the coding sequence ATGAACGAGAATCGCCCGATCAGGGCCACGAGCGGAACGAACCACGAAGGCACCAGCGCCCATAATCGGCGGGTGATCATCGATGCCCTGCGGCTGAACGGCGCTCTTTCCCGCGCCGATCTCGCCCGCGCCACCCGCCTGACGAAGCAGACGGTCTCCAACATCATGGAGGAGCTGGAAAATGACGGACTGGTGACCTCGCGGGAAACGGTGCGTCGCGGCCGGGGGCAGCCCTCGACGCCCTATGGTCTCGTGCCGGAAGGTGCCTTCGCCATTGGCCTGCAGATCGACCGTCACGTCACCCGCGCCATCGCCGTCGACCTCGTCGGCAACGTCCTCATTCGCAGGGAAGCGAACCTGCCGGCCGGTGGGCCGGCAATGGGCACGCCCGTCGTCCTGCGGCTGGTGGAGGAAGTGCGCGGCGAACTCAAGCAGCGCGTGGCGCAGGCGGAGAAGCGGCTCGTCGGCCTCGGCGTAGCGATGCCAGGCCCATTCGGTATCGAGCAGGATGAGGCCGACAATCCCTGGATGATGGGCGCGTGGCAGCGCTTTCCGCTGCTGGAAACGCTGTCGGCCGGAACCGGTCTCAACGTCACCCTGCAGAACGACGCCGCCGCCTGCGCAACCGCCGAGCGCATGGTCGGCGCCGCGCATGGGCTCGATCATGCCGTTTGCCTCTATGTCGGCTACGGTATCGGCGCGGGGCTCATTCTCGGCGGCGAGCTCTATAGCGGCGCCCATGGCAATGCCGGCGAAATCGGCATGGCGCTGTTGGCGGCGGGCGGGCGGCTGACCCAGCTGGAGCATCGCGCATCGCTGGCTTCTCTCTACGGTCATCTTGGCGTCGATCCGATGGCGCCGGATATCTATTCGCTGATAAACGCGCGCGCTGCCGCCGATGATCCCGATGTTCTCGCCTGGATCGAAAGGGCGGCGGTCGACCTGCGCTGGAGCGTGCAGCTCATCGAAACCATCTTCGATCCGCAGACCGTGATTCTGTGCGGCGGCGCGCCCCCGGCGCTGGCAAAGCGGCTGATCGCCGCCATGCAGCCGCTCTTGCCCTCCAATGCCGATCGTCCCGACCGGTTGCTGCCGCGCCTGCAGCTCGGCATGACCGACCCCTGGGCCGTGGCGCGCGGCGCGGCGGCCGAGCCGATCGGCCACGCCTTCGATCCGCGCTTCCAGGCGATCCTGAAATCCTGA
- a CDS encoding sugar ABC transporter permease, translating into MRLRNRSAYAFLAPYLLVFAAFWVWPIIDSFLISFQNTRVNPWTFNLSLNWGRLFGDPAFYNALQNTLIILIVQVPVMITLATVMAVLLNSPLLKARSIFRFAFFAPVVVGEVAYAAVFRLMFNVDFGVINKLLGTVGFAPVSWFSESHAAMVLIIIAVTWRWAGYNAIIILSGLQSIPEDVYEAATLDRVNRFQQFIHITLPLLKPIILFCVVLSVIGTMQLFAEPYLITNRGGPGGGTETLGLLLYRQAFQSTNFGYASAIAYTMAALAVAISLLNLWVGREPK; encoded by the coding sequence ATGCGGTTGCGAAACCGGAGCGCCTATGCGTTCCTTGCACCCTATCTTCTGGTGTTCGCCGCTTTCTGGGTCTGGCCGATCATCGATTCGTTCCTGATCTCGTTCCAGAACACCCGGGTTAATCCGTGGACCTTCAATCTGTCGCTCAATTGGGGGCGGCTGTTCGGCGACCCGGCCTTCTACAACGCGCTTCAAAACACGCTGATCATCCTGATCGTCCAGGTACCCGTCATGATCACGCTCGCCACGGTCATGGCGGTGTTGCTGAATTCACCGCTGTTGAAGGCACGCAGCATTTTTCGCTTTGCTTTCTTCGCACCCGTCGTCGTTGGAGAGGTGGCCTATGCCGCCGTCTTTCGCCTGATGTTCAACGTCGATTTCGGTGTCATCAACAAGCTGCTCGGCACGGTCGGCTTCGCACCGGTGTCGTGGTTTTCCGAATCGCATGCCGCAATGGTGCTCATCATCATCGCCGTCACGTGGCGCTGGGCGGGTTACAACGCCATCATCATCCTTTCCGGGCTGCAATCGATCCCCGAGGATGTTTACGAGGCTGCGACCCTCGACCGCGTCAACCGCTTCCAGCAGTTCATCCACATCACCCTGCCGCTGTTGAAGCCGATCATTCTGTTCTGCGTCGTCCTATCCGTCATCGGCACCATGCAGCTCTTCGCCGAACCATATCTGATCACCAACAGGGGTGGCCCCGGCGGCGGGACGGAGACGCTCGGCCTGTTGCTCTATCGCCAGGCCTTCCAGTCGACCAACTTCGGCTATGCCTCCGCGATCGCCTACACGATGGCGGCGCTCGCCGTGGCCATTTCTCTTCTCAATCTCTGGGTGGGGCGCGAACCGAAATGA
- the ugpC gene encoding sn-glycerol-3-phosphate ABC transporter ATP-binding protein UgpC: MAELSLTNIVKRYGSLEIIHGANLDVKDGEFVVFVGPSGCGKSTLLRMIAGLEDITGGELKIGGRVVNDVEPADRGIAMVFQSYALYPHLTVEQNLNFGLRMNGNPKADTDRRVKQAADILQISELMQRRPKQLSGGQRQRVAIGRAIVREPQIFLFDEPLSNLDAELRVQMRVEISRLHKKLGTTMIYVTHDQTEAMTLADKIVVLRGGNIEQVGAPLDLYDDPANQFVAGFVGSPKMNFLQAEVIDNQPGRIAIVLKGQRNVRLTLPVTSAKLEVGQPVTLGVRPEHFLEAGRGEVDMTVDVDVAEHLGNTSYVYANVEGGEQIVIEREESRSTANRDKLTVALAAAKTFLFDSAGNRLR; this comes from the coding sequence ATGGCTGAACTGTCCCTTACCAATATCGTCAAACGCTACGGTTCGCTGGAAATCATCCACGGCGCCAATCTCGATGTGAAGGACGGCGAATTCGTCGTCTTCGTCGGGCCGTCCGGATGCGGCAAGTCCACGCTGCTGCGCATGATCGCCGGATTGGAAGACATCACCGGCGGCGAACTCAAGATCGGCGGCCGCGTGGTCAACGACGTGGAACCGGCTGATCGCGGCATCGCCATGGTCTTCCAGTCCTATGCCCTCTACCCGCATCTGACGGTCGAGCAGAACCTCAATTTCGGCCTGCGCATGAATGGCAATCCGAAGGCCGATACCGACCGCCGCGTCAAGCAGGCAGCCGATATCCTGCAGATCAGCGAGCTGATGCAACGCAGGCCGAAGCAGCTCTCGGGCGGCCAGCGCCAGCGCGTCGCCATCGGCCGCGCCATCGTGCGCGAGCCGCAGATCTTCCTGTTCGACGAGCCGCTATCCAACCTCGACGCGGAGCTGCGCGTGCAGATGCGCGTCGAAATCTCGCGTCTCCACAAGAAGCTCGGCACGACGATGATCTACGTCACGCACGACCAGACCGAGGCCATGACACTGGCCGACAAGATCGTCGTGCTGCGCGGCGGCAACATCGAGCAGGTTGGCGCGCCGCTCGATCTCTACGACGATCCGGCAAACCAGTTCGTCGCCGGCTTCGTCGGCTCGCCGAAGATGAATTTCCTGCAGGCCGAGGTCATCGACAACCAACCTGGCCGCATCGCCATCGTGCTCAAGGGCCAGCGCAACGTCCGCCTGACACTGCCCGTCACCTCGGCAAAGCTGGAGGTCGGCCAGCCGGTGACGCTCGGCGTTCGCCCGGAACATTTCCTCGAAGCCGGGCGCGGCGAGGTGGACATGACCGTCGATGTCGACGTCGCGGAGCATCTCGGCAACACCAGCTACGTCTACGCCAATGTCGAAGGCGGCGAGCAGATCGTCATCGAACGTGAGGAGTCCCGCAGCACGGCCAACCGCGACAAGCTCACCGTGGCGCTGGCGGCGGCCAAGACATTCCTGTTCGACAGCGCCGGCAACCGATTGCGATAG
- a CDS encoding carbohydrate ABC transporter permease has product MERKSPLFTCFIYISAILLAVVILAPIAWLFIMSISPAADLAAKPLRWWPQTADFSRYRALLSTLENSEGAAFTSSLRNSIEVAGMATTAAIALAIPAGWAVSRTPSVGWSLSMVIATYMLPPVALAVPLYMGLAYLGLLNNVFGLALVYLTILAPFTTWLMKSGFDSIPKEIEAAAMIDGAGLFQTLKIITLPLAMPVMATSALFAFLLAWDEFFYALLFTSDQRAKTLTVAIADLAGGRVSDYGLIATAGVLAALPPVLIGLVMQRALISGLTNGGVKG; this is encoded by the coding sequence ATGGAACGCAAGAGCCCGCTCTTCACCTGCTTCATCTATATCTCTGCCATCCTGCTCGCCGTCGTCATCCTGGCGCCGATCGCCTGGCTTTTCATCATGAGCATTTCGCCGGCTGCCGATCTTGCCGCCAAGCCGCTGCGCTGGTGGCCGCAGACAGCTGATTTCTCGCGCTATAGGGCGTTACTGTCGACGCTGGAAAACAGCGAGGGAGCCGCCTTCACCTCGTCGCTGCGCAACAGCATCGAGGTTGCCGGCATGGCGACGACCGCCGCGATCGCGCTCGCCATCCCCGCCGGCTGGGCCGTGTCGCGCACGCCGTCGGTGGGATGGTCGCTTTCCATGGTGATCGCCACCTACATGCTGCCGCCGGTGGCGCTCGCCGTGCCGCTCTATATGGGACTTGCCTATCTCGGCCTGCTCAACAACGTCTTCGGCCTGGCGCTCGTCTATCTGACGATCCTGGCGCCGTTCACGACCTGGCTGATGAAATCCGGCTTCGATTCCATTCCGAAGGAGATCGAGGCTGCGGCGATGATCGATGGCGCCGGGCTGTTCCAGACGCTGAAGATCATCACGCTGCCGCTGGCCATGCCCGTGATGGCGACCTCGGCGCTCTTTGCCTTCCTGCTTGCCTGGGATGAATTCTTCTATGCGCTGCTCTTCACTTCCGACCAGCGCGCCAAGACCCTCACCGTCGCCATCGCGGATCTCGCCGGCGGCCGTGTTTCGGATTACGGACTGATCGCGACTGCCGGCGTGCTGGCCGCCCTGCCTCCGGTGCTGATCGGCCTTGTCATGCAACGCGCCCTGATCTCGGGCCTGACCAATGGCGGCGTCAAGGGATGA
- a CDS encoding VOC family protein: MALKRMDNVGIVVEDLEGTIDFFRELGLELEGRATIEGEWAGRVTGLGDQRVEIAMMRTPDGHSRLEFSRFLTPTVVADHRNAPVNALGYLRVMFTVDDIDETLERLRARGAQLVGEVVQYKDAYRLCYIRAPEGLLIGLAQALS; encoded by the coding sequence ATGGCGCTCAAGCGGATGGACAACGTGGGAATCGTCGTCGAAGACCTCGAAGGGACGATTGATTTCTTTCGCGAACTCGGCCTCGAACTCGAAGGGCGGGCCACGATCGAAGGAGAATGGGCCGGACGTGTCACTGGACTGGGCGATCAGCGTGTCGAGATTGCCATGATGCGCACACCGGACGGCCACAGCCGGCTCGAGTTCTCCCGCTTCCTCACGCCGACCGTCGTCGCAGATCACCGGAACGCCCCGGTCAACGCCCTAGGCTACCTCCGCGTCATGTTCACCGTTGATGACATCGACGAGACGCTTGAAAGGCTCCGCGCGCGCGGCGCGCAGCTCGTAGGCGAAGTCGTCCAGTACAAAGACGCGTATCGGCTCTGCTACATCCGTGCGCCTGAAGGGCTGCTCATCGGCCTCGCCCAAGCACTCAGCTAA
- a CDS encoding extracellular solute-binding protein — protein MLKSLNKTLLGAALIGVSFASHALAETTINALFMAQAAYSEADVRAMTDAFTKANPDVKVNLEFVPYEGLHDKTVLAQGSGGGYDVVLFDVIWPAEYATNKVLVDVSSRMSDDTKKNVLPGAWTTVQYDGKYYGMPWILDTKYLFYNKEILEKAGIKTPPKTWDELNEQAKTIKDKGLLATPIAWSWSQAEAAICDYATLVSAYKGDFIKDGKPDFQTGGGLDALKYMVTSYKSGLTNPNSKEFLEEDVRKVFENGDAAFALNWTYMYNMANDPKDSKVAGKVGVVPAPGVAGKSDASAVNGSMGLGITSASKHPDEAWKYISFMTSQATQNQYAKLSLPIWASSYSDPAVTKGQEELIAAAKVGLAAMYPRPTTPKYQELSTALQQAIQESLLGQSSPEDALKSAAQNSGL, from the coding sequence ATGTTGAAATCATTGAACAAGACATTGCTCGGCGCAGCACTGATCGGCGTATCCTTCGCCTCGCATGCCCTTGCCGAAACGACGATCAATGCCCTCTTCATGGCGCAGGCCGCCTATAGCGAGGCCGATGTGCGCGCCATGACGGATGCCTTCACCAAGGCCAATCCGGACGTCAAGGTCAACCTCGAATTCGTTCCCTACGAGGGCCTGCACGACAAGACCGTGCTGGCGCAGGGTTCGGGCGGCGGCTACGACGTCGTGCTGTTCGACGTGATCTGGCCGGCCGAATACGCGACCAACAAGGTTCTGGTCGATGTATCCTCGCGCATGTCTGACGACACGAAGAAGAACGTCCTGCCGGGCGCCTGGACGACGGTCCAGTATGACGGCAAGTACTATGGCATGCCTTGGATCCTTGATACCAAGTACCTGTTCTACAACAAGGAAATCCTGGAAAAGGCCGGCATCAAGACGCCGCCGAAGACCTGGGACGAACTGAACGAACAGGCGAAGACCATCAAGGACAAGGGCCTTCTGGCAACGCCGATCGCCTGGAGCTGGTCGCAGGCCGAGGCCGCGATCTGCGACTACGCCACGCTCGTCAGCGCCTACAAAGGCGATTTCATCAAGGACGGCAAGCCGGACTTCCAGACCGGCGGCGGCCTCGATGCCCTGAAATACATGGTCACCAGCTACAAGTCCGGCCTCACCAATCCGAATTCCAAGGAATTCCTCGAAGAGGACGTCCGCAAGGTCTTCGAAAACGGCGATGCCGCCTTCGCGCTGAACTGGACCTACATGTACAACATGGCGAACGACCCGAAGGACAGCAAGGTCGCGGGCAAGGTCGGCGTAGTGCCGGCGCCGGGCGTTGCCGGCAAGAGCGACGCTTCGGCCGTCAACGGCTCGATGGGCCTCGGCATCACCTCCGCCAGCAAGCATCCGGACGAAGCCTGGAAGTACATCAGCTTCATGACCTCGCAGGCGACGCAGAACCAGTATGCCAAGCTCAGCCTGCCGATCTGGGCATCGTCCTATAGCGATCCGGCCGTCACCAAGGGCCAGGAAGAGCTGATCGCGGCCGCAAAGGTCGGGCTTGCCGCCATGTACCCGCGTCCGACGACGCCGAAGTATCAGGAACTGTCGACCGCACTTCAGCAAGCGATTCAGGAATCGCTGCTCGGCCAGTCTTCACCTGAAGACGCGCTGAAGTCGGCTGCCCAAAACAGCGGTCTTTGA